One Rosa chinensis cultivar Old Blush chromosome 3, RchiOBHm-V2, whole genome shotgun sequence DNA window includes the following coding sequences:
- the LOC112191977 gene encoding uncharacterized protein LOC112191977 translates to MRGDANGVTANMAEQQYVTAKTSVWWDIENCQVPKVCDVHAIAQNISSALVKMNYCGPVSISAYGDTNRIPASVQHALSSTGIALNHVPAGVKDASDKKILVDMLFWAVDNPAPCNYLLISGDRDFSNALHQLRMRRYNILLAQPQKASAPLIAAAKSVWLWTSLSAGGPPLTSGESSLLANGSNSFKPDPPQQSMLENHQTNQSIPHFDNQAGGNQKPSNGGRGGDPKQKGRVNRKNQNQPNISRASSVPVGVQDDKNNDYSYQTDQTQAKQFKKAPHEFFGASENLVSTSRSTPNFFPGNSVPSGSNGNSFLGQQNQYPPHLRPNNLHMPPNFGLDNMHPLNSHNHGFRPIPPRPDGPRFSSAPPTNVPDMGKLNISDYPNYAQNPPRFPHRTGEEYNRPRSSESKNFSSSNGPQKGHNMQGGGQPFHHDSMNNRYPRGSEYLPPSSPPITANDIPSNGIWGSQGCAPPSEHVQGLIGVILLALNSLKVEKIMPTEANITDCIRYGDPKHRNTDVRKALDYAIEQHMVVKQNLGVALPMYIGKKQKLWKCVNLIGGNLNHYSKATWEKLQNFLSSSDGRSAIMASQCKYEAATILKKNCLQELALGEVLQILNMSIAMKKWIIHHQSGWQPISITLPETKPEVASESGTWV, encoded by the exons ATGCGTGGAGATGCGAACGGAGTGACGGCGAACATGGCGGAGCAGCAGTACGTGACGGCGAAGACGTCAGTGTGGTGGGACATAGAGAATTGCCAGGTGCCCAAGGTGTGCGACGTCCACGCCATCGCCCAGAATATTAGTTCGGCGCTGGTGAAGATGAACTACTGCGGCCCCGTCTCCATCTCCGCCTACGGCGACACCAATCGCATCCCCGCCTCTGTACAGCACGCGCTCTCCAGCACCGGCATCGCCCTCAATCACGTCCCagcag GTGTAAAAGATGCAAGTGACAAGAAGATTCTAGTTGATATGCTTTTCTGGGCAGTAGATAACCCTGCTCCTTGCAATTATCTGCTTATTTCCGGAGACAGGGACTTCTCTAATGCTCTGCACCAGTTACGCATGAGAAGATATAATATCCTTCTCGCACAGCCACAAAAAGCATCCGCACCCCTCATTGCTGCAGCAAAGAGTGTGTGGCTTTGGACAAGCCTCTCGGCTGGAGGCCCCCCACTTACGAGTGGTGAATCGTCTCTGCTTGCTAATGGTAGCAATTCCTTTAAGCCAGACCCGCCGCAGCAGTCGATGCTTGAAAATCATCAGACAAACCAATCGATACCTCACTTTGACAATCAAGCTGGGGGAAATCAGAAGCCTTCTAACGGTGGAAGGGGTGGTGATCCTAAGCAAAAAGGGAGGGTTAACaggaaaaatcaaaatcaacccaACATATCAAGAGCCTCAAGTGTGCCAGTTGGGGTCCAAGATGACAAGAATAATGATTATTCTTACCAAACAGATCAGACGCAGGCAAAGCAGTTTAAGAAAGCTCCACACGAATTCTTTGGTGCTAGTGAGAATCTTGTTTCCACTAGCAGGTCTACGCCCAATTTCTTCCCTGGAAATTCTGTCCCTTCTGGAAGTAATGGAAACAGTTTTCTAGGTCAGCAAAACCAATATCCTCCTCATTTGAGGCCGAACAACCTCCATATGCCACCTAATTTTGGACTGGATAATATGCACCCTCTGAATTCTCATAATCATGGTTTTCGACCTATTCCTCCCAGACCTGATGGCCCTCGATTTTCTTCAGCTCCACCTACAAATGTGCCTGACATGGGTAAGCTAAATATCTCTGATTACCCCAATTATGCTCAAAACCCACCCAGGTTTCCACATCGAACTGGAGAAGAGTATAATAGACCAAGGTCTAGTGAGTCAAAGAATTTTAGCAGCTCTAATGGACCCCAAAAAGGCCATAATATGCAGGGGGGTGGCCAGCCGTTTCATCATGATTCCATGAACAACAGGTATCCTCGTGGTTCTGAATatcttcctccttcttccccCCCCATTACAGCAAACGACATTCCCAGTAATGGTATCTGGGGAAGTCAAGGTTGTGCACCACCTTCTGAACATGTTCAAGGCCTTATTGGCGTTATTCTACTAGCCCTGAACTCCTTGAAAGTAGAGAAAATTATGCCTACTGAAGCAAACATTACTGATTGCATCCGTTATGGTGATCCAAAACACCGAAATACCGATGTAAGGAAGGCCTTGGATTATGCAATAGAGCAACATATGGTAGTGAAGCAGAACCTGGGTGTTGCACTTCCAATGTATATTGGCAAAAAGCAAAAATTATGGAAGTGTGTGAATCTTATAGGCGGTAATCTTAATCACTACTCTAAAGCTACATGGGAGAAGTTACAGAATTTTCTGAGTTCATCAGATGGACGATCGGCAATAATGGCTTCTCAATGCAA ATACGAAGCAGCtacaattttgaaaaaaaattgcttgCAAGAGCTTGCTTTGGGTGAGGTACTCCAGATCTTGAATATGTCAATTGCTATGAAGAAATGGATCATTCATCATCAGTCAGGATGGCAACCAATTTCTATTACCCTTCCAGAGACTAAACCTGAAGTAGCTTCCGAATCTGGTACTTGGGTTTAA